The following nucleotide sequence is from Synchiropus splendidus isolate RoL2022-P1 chromosome 14, RoL_Sspl_1.0, whole genome shotgun sequence.
TAATGAAAACAGGAAGATTAAAGTTTCCAACACTTTGGAGAACCGGATGGAGCTCATAGCGCACCAGGTACTGTCACTAGACTTCGATCCTTTGTGACACACGAACTGTTTGAGTTGTAATTGCTACTTGTGGTCTGAGGAGGGCAGCATAACTCAACAAAAAGAAGCTTACACCTTCTGCTGAAGCACTATCAAGGCGTCATACAGTATTATTTTAATGTCCGCACCGGTGTGCTGAAACATAATAATCATTATACTTTTGGTTGTCTGAACTCAAGTTTGATTTTAGTCTGGGTTGCTGTATGAATCCTGAAAAAGATTTTACTTTGCTGGCGCTCCATTAAAGGTAAATATTGCAATTTTATTTacgctactttttttttccgcaGATGATGCCTGAAATCAGAGTGTCCTTGTTTGGCGCCAACCCAAACCGCAAGTTCACTGATTGACATTTGAGCAAGACTGCAGTTGGACTTCATATAAAATGGTTGCTAACTATACCAGGGAATCATTGTAGTCATGTCTCCATTTTTTGTGTTCTCAACTAACCTCATGGCAAGTCTTAAAAGTACCGCAGTTTGTGAAGCTACCGtgtattttatacatatatGGTCGTGTTTGCCACCAAAGAAAAggaatgtataatcaaaaaagcCAAAGAAATAAATGTCAATCATGCGGAAGTCATCattttgtgaatatttatttacaccATGTAAACAAAGGCTATGGTCCACACTACAATGAATAAATGTAGAAGCATTGCTACGCTAGCAACATGATACAAATCTCATGAATAATGAACATgaacaatgtaaaaaatatatatttagtttgGTCCCGTTGACAGTTACAGGGTCTACGAATATAATGATCTGAcctaaaatacaaaacagtaTGTCAAGAGCTCTGAATCCCATTTAGGACTTAATATATCATAATCCAAGCAATGATAAGGCTTTTATTGCACTTTTCCAACTAAGACAGTAACATTGTTATGTGTGACAATTTAGAGTCTTCCAAGGCAGTGGCTTCCTGTCGGTGACATatctgtgacaggaagtgagctgTGTGTTAGGGTGTATCTTGCGCTAATACAGGGATTATAGCATTACCAGCAGCACCGTCTAATGCCTAAGGAGACAGTGGCAGTAGCACCTCTCAATCCAATGATGGAATCCTAGATTACAATTTGGACCTCACGGGGAAAGTGGGCGGCTCAGTACAACCTAATCGTCTTCGCCAGTGATTCACATCAAACATCCAAATCTTTGCAACTATCTTTTTATAAACACAGTTGGAAATCTTTTGCTGCAGTCATTTGTAATGTGTTTGAGAAGGAGTTATATTATCTTCCCCTAAACAATTGGACTAGTTACAGCGCGACACACTGTAGCACATACAGTTATACAGTGACAACCAAAACACATGTGGAAACTTGTCCTTGGATTAGTCAAAGACTTGGAAACCCTTTTACCCTCCTGGTGACAGCGTCATCCTAGAGAAGCACGACTAGAGTAAAACTTGTGTCCATACGTACGTCAGCCAATATTCCCACCACTTTACTCCAACTTCATTGGAGATTGTGACTCAGTGTCCATAGATTTCTTGTCAGGGCACCTTGATGTGGTAAGATTGGGCTTGATATTGCCACCAGGGTGCCCAACTTTGCTACCCTAGCAAACCAATGACCATCTCCCCAACCCCAAGGAAATAGACCACCTGTGCTATGCCAAAAAGCGGAGCGATGACGAAAGCACGGCATGTTGCACCTTTAAGAAATGCTGACGGACCCTCCCGTCTCAGGATTCTCCTGCAGAATATACGCTTTATTATTGCAAGCTCATAAACATGAATACTGAATTCATTAAATGATATATCCCTACCTTGCGCAGTCAACAATTCCTTTATACGAGTCCTCTCCTTCACCTTTTTGCAATGTCTGCAGTCTTGTTTTTATCACTAAATGGGGAATAGAGAGCATGTTAAAGTCATTTTAGCTGATATATACAAAACCATTATATGTATCTAAGTGTGTTTTAACTTAACATTTCCCAATAAATTCTAATGCTAAGAATATTTTCAGTGAGAACGCTTAACATGTTGTCGTTTAACTGTAGAAGAAATGTGGCCCAGGgaccatatgcggcccgatgcctgtatttttgtggcccttttgatgtcagactaaaactagaactgatatgttgtcatttttctgtaaCCAGCACCAATTCAGTAGTaacttgttttaagactaaaaatttcttcttttcattggccatttttgtgtgttttcatgttcctcaaaatacatattgcaaacatattttgaaatattatttcaataattaataaaaacattgcctttttatcttgaacatctggtcaatagttatgttgatttatattcaaattaaatgcatataaaatgaaacatttcaataggtttcatggcatatttacatttCTTAATATCCTCACTTAcatgtaatctttttaggttcattttgtccttcttACTTAagaatatattttggatatttttccatcatgttttgtagttgttgtagttgttttgTAGCTGTCTATCCTTTGATGATGGCCACTAgtcacagtttctaatgtggtgCGTTAGGAATTAAGGAAGGATTTAatcgcccacctctgctctacgTGAACAATAAACAGCGTAAACATACAAGGTGATTGCAAAGGTACAGGCCTCTGTACAAATAAAGGCTTAAGGATTTGTACGTTTACTTGACAAGGTACATTGTGAGAATTAAATATTTCTAAACGCTATCTTCGTGTACTCACCATCGAGCGGTGTGACAGCCACTGCTGCTATCGACCCTGCAGCGCAGCCTGATACAAATGACTGCCAGAAAGGTGCCCGTGCCTGCACATCACCTGGGCTTCCTGAAGTGTCCCTGCCCAGGGCGTTGAGGTTTGCAAACAGGGGGAAGTAGATCATTGAAAAAGGAACATCCCTGCAACAGATTTTTTAAAACCGCGGTTAACACTGAAGTACACACATGGAGGCAGATCTAAATACCAAACTGCTTAATTCAACATGTTGTTGAGGTAATTTGAGATCATTTTTACAATCATCAGGTACACAAAGGCAAATAAAGAAATGcagataatataataaatatcatCTATCCAACAGCCTAAAAAAACATCATTACAATTTAATTGATAAATGATACATTAATAAAACGTGCATAGAATTGAAATActtcattcatattttctattttatttagaaacaataaaaTTAAACTCCCTTAGCTGTTgttgtgtggtgaaaaatgcCTCCTATCAATTCAGTTGTTGATGTCGAGTTAAGGTCAGGTTGATATGTGAGTGTGCTAGCCTGTTAGCGCCTGAGCTAATCCCTTGAGCAATGCTAATAGTAGCATTCCACAAAGCAAATGTTTACCTGTAGAGTTAATGGACTTAGCCGACACATGGACATGGAGCCAGCTTTTTGTATATGTTTAATGGAAGTGACGTGATATTTGTGCTTTAAATGTCTTGTTTGTGCCTCGTGAGACGTGAGTAAAGCGACAAGCAATGATCATTTGAAACGTCAGTTCAATTGAATGGCCACATAAATGTCAGGTTTCTACCTCCATTCGGGATAGAACTATGTTACACGTGAATCTTGACATGAAGCGaaaagtcaggaaaaaaaaacagtagccAGACATGGCTGCAGGAGTGTATTGATCACACTTGATTAGCAGAGCTGTCTGGAAATACAATGGTCACAGTTATGTAATGTGAAATCCGCTGACAAAAGGATGAGATGAATCAAAATGAGAGCGGCTTTAAACTCAGTTTGTGTTTTCGTTGTTGTGCTTGACCTCAGTAAAGTGGCTCCTGCCCCTCTATAGAGACCTGCCAGCCCtcgagtcttcagcagctcCACGGTGATTCTGGTGGCTGATGGCCGCAGAGGGGGTGTGGGCCGGGCTGGGGTGGGTGCCACGAGGGATGGAGCTGGACCAGGAGCGGCTGCCTGAGCTGGATTTGGCACCGATCTCTTAGCAGctgctgaaaacacacacagtatCACTTTCAGTGGAATTTAGGTTCACAGTTACTCTTAAAAACAGCCCGTTTGATATATGAAAACATGTCATTCGGTACACTACATTAGTGATGTTCTCACCGAGTCTTCCCGCATCCTGTAGCTGGATCTTGAGCATCTCCATGGGAGAGGTAACTACCACCTGACAGGTGCCAGCTCCACACCCGGCCAGAACCTCTCCCCAGAGGGGCAAGCGACTGGTGACAGGTGACAGAACAAATATAATAACACTCATCATTGGATTCAATATTTGTCAAGGAGAATCCTAATAAACGTAGCTTTGACTTTGACCCTTCAGTCCTCATGTGGTTTGTCAGAATGTcaaatttttaataaatattttaaataccaTTTCCtctgaacacattttttgtACATATTCAATCCcaaacaattattatttacCCGTCCTTTGAGAGCTTCTGTCTGAAAACATCATTGGCGGCCAGTTTGATGGCTTTTTCTGGAGTGACAAGCGTCAGGTTCACTGCTGCGCCTGCAAACAATCGTGAATGTAAATTTAAGCAGCTTTGGTTAATGACCACTAGACTAATAAGAAATACAAGGCTAAAATTAGGCAGGTGTGTGGGTGGAGATTAACTTTACAATCGTCATTATCCCAAGTGTTTTGCCTATCTATAGTGTGACAGAGTCAGTAGAGGGTTTAAGAAATTCACAGAATACCTCTGTAGCATCCAAAATAGCCTTCTGAGCGTACTGTCTTTGCCAAACAGTCCATCCTGAAGGACAACAATTGAGGATGGTTAGAATTTAAATCAGTCCACTCCTTCCTGATTCAGTGCTATTTTTGAAACAGACATGCAACAgtgcctttttttaaatggtgtatCAATGCATCAATAAGGCGCTCTGTCCAAGAAGTAGAATACAGTCAACATTTAAATGACACACAATGTATGAATGTAAAATATTATCTGAAAAgatgtatttgttgttttaaatgctGGAAAAATTAATAATGatacattttaattaaatatatttgaccTTCTGTGATCAGgaaactgtttttaaataatcatttcCTGAATTGTTTAGAAGGTGAACCATTTGTTCATGAATGTTGTAGCGCTGCATCTTCTGAACAATCTCGGGCCTCATTTTCCACCTTTGACTCCTTATTTTGAAGTGGCACAAGAGAGCCCTACTCACATTCCCTTGTAGACTTGGACGCCTTGCTGGTTCTGTAGGCGGGTCTTGGCCAGATCAATAGGAAATACACATGTCACACCAACCAGCCCGGCCACGCCCCCATTAATCAGCTTAGCTGGGAGGCTGCGAGAGGGATCAGCAGAGACCAcggcacacaaacgcacacaaacacagggcaTGCAAATGACACATCTGATCAGGAACCAAGATGCAAACAAAGCAGGCGAACTGAGATTTTGTTTCAGCAGGGACACGAGCAGCAGCTTGACCAATTTATAAAATCAACACTCATCCATACGAGTGGTAAATCTCACATGTAAATCATGGCGTtctaaaaatgaaatttcatgGTCTAAATTGATCAAATACTTCACAGAACAGGAGAGAAAGCTGTGAACCAAACGCAGGCTCAAAGGCGACCTGAATGACAGCAACAGGACTAGATCAAATGAAGAATGTGTTCTGCTGCAATGAGCTGACGTTTGCTTCATCTTCACATTAAAATGTCCTCCCCAGTGCTGTGCTAATGTGCAACAAGACTCCTACAAGAGCTGCACAGGGTAAATGGAGGGAGGGTGTACAGTATGCTACAATCACTAGGTGAATTCAGTGGCACATAATGATTCTGTCCATTTAAACCAGACcacaagaaaatatcaataatgTAGGATGCGAAGTAATCTCACCTGAATCTTGGATTTATAGTCAAGATCCATGAAGTTTTTGATCCAGTTCAAATTCATTCCAACTGGCCATGATGAATAGTGCCACTCGTTAAACCTACTCACTTGATCTATTTTATAAAAATGCACTGTACTGCAAAAAAAGCAACAGATGATCGCCCGATTACTTGCTCTATCGATAAGGTACAAAATTTTATCTacttaattttaatttttgatGTTTCAATTCCATATACAAGgtaacttttttgttgttgtgtcagTTGTTAGCAGTAGTAAAAACATGATGCTATAAGAGTTAGAGGCTCTTACCTTACTTTCGTCTCAGCCATGCTGTTAGTGTTTGGGCTCTAGGCCCACGCTCTCTTTTCTTGACCTCCACCTGCgtccacctcttcttctctcctcccacaCTGACGCTCGAAGCCCACACTTGTCCCTCAGATGAATCCTCAGTGTCCCACTCACACCACAAATTAAACTCTAGTGCTTAGATGTGTCAACATTTGCACGTCTTCTTTTTACTCCTGGTACATTGGGTGACTGCCCTTTTCTCTGTTGCCAAAACCTGCGATGCTAACTCTTCAGTCCAGTCTTGCTGCTATGCTCAATATTACAGAGCAATGTATCACCTGTCACCTGGAGGGACACAAAAACAGAGTGAAAATGGCCACTGTGCACATACATTTTGATTCTAGGATTAAATTCAACCAACTAATTCACATAAAAGTTGTATTTATTATCAATTTATATCAAAGTCAAACACGCCTAACTTCCATCTGATATATTTGTGCGcatgatatttaaaaaatgctatataatataatataatataatataatataatataatataatataatataatataatataatataatataatataatataatataatataatataatataatataatggaatggaatataatataatataatataatataatatcagtGCCTCTTGAAGTAATTTTAAAGAACTTATACCAAGTTTGTTTTGAGCCTTATTTTGAGTCAAAATATCTTGATCTAGACAAGACAAGGCAATGTGATCTTAAGTCACTTCACTTGTTCTAGGGacagatttatttcttattGCAGGGTTCTTGACAGTATGTTGCATTGTTGTGGTTAACAAATGTTTGTGTGGGGAAAGCATTAATGGCCACTATGGTGTCGATAACATCTTCCTACATtaagatacaaaatgtgtgattaatggcacattaataataattaataagaTAGAGTTAACTAAGTTTTTGGTGTGATTTATTGAGATTTAAATTTGACAGCCCCAAGAAAATAGAATCAATTATTAATGTTGTGCTTATCATACATGCATTTATATTACAATCTTGCATAATGATCATGGACACTGATAATCCACAGTGTAAAGAGCACTCTTGTCAATGGTGCACATGATTGGAACATATTAATCCCTCCTAATCCACAGTCAAATAAGATAAGACGTCGTCAACTTAGAAGAAACACAACGTGAGAGACCTTCATTTTTGTAAGAAACACATAGAAGAAAGTCGGCTGGGATTAAAGTGGAGTGTAATTCACCTCTTCTATTGTGATCCAGTACAATAGATTACAGTTTGGATTACAGATGAAACAAGATGAAGGTCAGCCAGATCTCTACATGAGTGGTAGTACAGTCTttattctctgttttcctcttcccacttcctcttccctcaACTCCCTAATTAATCTCTCACttaatccctccacctgcatGCTGTCTCTATTTTTACCAGCCTAAACCTCCAGTCTATCCTCACTCATGTCATGGTGGGAAACTTCTGATTCCACCTGTCACTCTCCAACACACACTCGTGTTCATTAATAACCCGAGATATTCCATAACGGTTTTGTCCCGTCACATTCTGCACATGCCTTTCCCTGAGCCTCTTTCTGTGAAACTTTCTTTCAGCTTGGCTTCATTCACACACTTGCATACACACACAAGTGGGCCCTGCCAAAACACTCACAGAGGCACCGCAACCCCCGACAACCTCACAGAGAAACAGCAGCTCACACAGATCAGATACATTTAAACCATTCTGATCTTACCTCATTTGGAGCATCTCACCGGATGGGTCATGCAGTCCACTCTGCATTCACCTCAACAATGTGAGCAGCGATGGTAGTCAGGCGAGAGCAATCTGAGAGAGCCAGCAGCCACTCAGGGGCCGTTGCACAAACACCAGTATTGTGCGCCAGGCTAAGTCCCTCCCTCCTGTGGTGACACTGTGTGTGACAAGGTCTCATCAGCTCATCGGCATAAACTCATGTATACGTCTCACCTAGTAATACCGCAAGGTTATAAACGTGTGCAGCTGCTACAGCACAATTTAGGGAGTAAAAGTTGCTCTCAGAATGTGTGCTTCTACGCAGCCTCTATTTCAATAGCACCACTGTTACAtaacacagagacacactgaATACAAACACAGGGGTTCACAGACCCACAATTACAACCAGACAACAGTCTTTTACTGTTGTGCGGATTAACAATGACActtatattgaaaaaaaaaaaatcatccacaATAGACCATGTGACTGCCATAGCAACCGCCAATCACCCTGAGGGTATTTATTTCCGAGGCATTGATTGATGTATTGACTCATCCTAATGGGAAAAACCATAGCTATAATTATGTTCATTTATTCCTCAGTTTCCCATATGTGTCCTTCATTGTGTGCAAAATACAGTATAGTTGTTACCAGGATGGTAAAGGGGTTTGATCTGAGAAGcataaatgtattcattctttttttttcttgaaaatcaaaaatgaaaatctgtaGATAGCACTGTAAATATCTTTCAATTTGCCCTGGAAATTAAATCACTCTGCACATACATTCAATTATACAGTTTGTTTGGTATTCTTTTTTGGCAGTTTTATCAGTCATATGGGCACTGATATTAAAAAAGCCAGCGATAGTTCTGGGTCAGAGTCACATTGGGAGAGAAGCATGATGACATTGATAGCGACATGACAAATACATACTTCTGGTATGTCTAACTGAAAACACATTCGACAAAATGGGGACTGGTGAATACTTCTTTTTTGGCTAATGAACTCCCTGCAATCTAGTCAATGAGGTCATGACCTTGTTGGAggcaatattaataaaaaataaaataaagatgtatTATGATCTAATTTTCCCCCCTGAAAACATGTATTATTCAACATATGAGATGTGTTTGTAAGAGAAGGAGTAAGTGAAGAGCAAATGTGCCCTACTGATTATTTCTAACCTTTTCTGTCGTCCATTTTTCTGGGTTAATGTGTCGGGGTTGTCATGATTTCACAACATTACAGCCATTTCAGTGTAAACAAGACTATTAGTAAAGCAGTTACTTAAATGTATCTTATCTTGAACATTTGGTCCACattatacattacattttacattacatacatCCACAGTAGTTTAGTATTAATGTAGCTCAAAAGAGATTCAGACTAGAGGCTGCATGATACGTATTTGAGTATTATAATATAAGTATTTTTGGTTGTGCTTTATGCAAAAAATATCTGGCTTTTGATAAATAAATGGCTTTTGTTTATTCCCTCAACGGGATCACACTGCCACCAGGCTCAGCTCCTTCAGGCAAGAggagggggacaccctggacagtggCCAGTCAATCGTGGACAACTGAATTATACATCATTCAAAATGttatgaaaatgttatgttgtcAGTGTAAAATTACTGTCACATGCATTATCTGGACCCGGCATGTCCTAAAATTTGTCACTCACCACCTAAAACTGTCCACTCGACTGACATATTATTTCTTTAACCTATATATTCTCTTCTTATCTTTCACTTCATCAACTGTGGTCCTGTTAAAAACCTGTACAGAACCTCTTAGAGTCCCAAAACAGCCCCAACTCAATTTGGTACAAGACAAAACCTgcctgaatgaaaatatgaccaGGGTTCTTACTGTTTGATGGGCCTGCAACAGACCGCAGAAGGGTCCAGGCCGGTTTCTCCTTTCTGTCTGCTGTCAGCCTGTTTAGACGCTGTTTAACAGAGGGAGAAATTCAGTGAATGGATTGGCACCTAAATGACCACTATTAATTATGACTCTGTATCACAAGAAGAAAATggcaaatgtttacattttaaaaaattctaAAGTATTGTCTTCCAAtaaatttacattttacatttattttcaatctaATGGCTCCACTCCTGAGCTGCAGCTTGCAGTTTTCATTCCCATCGCTAGGATGAGCTACAGCGCAACATAATACGCACTGTTGTTTACAATTTCAACCGTACCTAGCGCGTTACTGTGCGTCAGTGATCAGCTGACTCGTGTTACGAGATTACGCTGAAGGTCAGGTTAGAACAAGTACGTGGACTTTGCGATTACGAGGTGAAATAAATTCAGTTCCACGTGTCAACTCATTATTGGGGTTCGTTTCTTTCAGTTAGACGGCATTCAAATTCGCTGCTGCTTTTTGTTCCGCTATTTTGCCTTTAATCAGTTTCTTTTATTCCCTTTAAACGTAGACCGAACCATTAACGCGGTCGCTTGCTTCTAGGGAAGTTGTTTTATAGCTGCCAGTTTCAAATAAATCCAACAGTTTGTGAATGTGATTGCACGCGGAGTGTTTAAGAAATGAGGGGAGAAATTTGTCAATTGGATTTTGGGCAGGATTTAATGTTTTCGACCAGATCGAATTATCCGACTCCCCCTCTCGGTTGAGCGAATGGAACATTCCTACCCATCTGTTCAGCTCCGGTGAGACTGATTGAAACAGATTGTAGCGCCGAGTCGCGATGGCAACAGTCTGCCGGAAACTGGAAACTTTTCTCGTGTCTTTAAACTGTGTTTAACTCCACACGGATACCATCTGACGCCAAGGGAATACTTGCTCATGTGAGAAACAAACGTCAAACCATCCCAACTATCCGAAAATGTCCCAGGGATGTAGAGTTTCTGTGGTAGAGGTCCAGTCTTGGTGGGAAGTCCCCGCCATAGCCCACTTCTGCTCGCTCTTCAGGACAGCGTTCCGTCTTCCTGACTTTGAAATAGAGGTAAATGAcacttttaaataaattcacTAGCACCAGCCCCATCTGCGACAAAAAACAGAAGTTGTTTGTGTcaactttgtgtgtgtttagagTCAATATAGTCTTGAGTTCCGTCGTTAACCAGCTTAGCCTGTGTATTCCTGTTCTTGTCTGCCGTTAACCGTGCTAAGGAAATCATTAGAGAATTGCATCACTGACGTTCATCTCTGCGAATATCAAACACACCAGGCGTAATTGTGTCGAGTAAAAAACCCTATATGTTACACACGTCATGTTATATAGCTGTTGATGTTGACGTCACACGCAGCGTATGGAGTAGCGTACATGTTGCTACACAACCGAATGGTGGAAAGTCACTCTTAAAGCGTTACATTAGCAACATTACTGAATGACAAAGCCAGTTAAATTTCGATTTCATGTTACAAGTGTTACAGTTGATGTTAGTCTTTTGGAAAATAACAGCAAACCTTTGATCCGTGTTTACAGTCAGGACATTACTATTTATCTTGTTAAAACCCATGTTAGTTCTAGGAtctttgttcttttgtttactGTTTGGCCCTCGTTGCTGATGTTTCCGTCAATTACTCGAGTTTTTATTTAAGTTCAGGGCTTCCAGTCTCGAGTTTATTGTCTCGTATTCGGAAGCCATCTGGCTTGGGTCGCCAAAGGGACGCAGATGCGATGCATTGTTCCCCAAAGTCCTGCGTGAAGTCACAACGGAGAGTCGTGGTTTGACACATCGACCACGTCAACAAAACTTAATTTCATATCGCAGAAATAATTTTAAACGACAAATGTGCCGATAAAGCGTAGACGAACTTTCACACTCTGATCGAACTTTGTTAGATAACGTATTCCATGCAGACGAATCGCTCGGTTTTAGTCACACATCTTCTTCCTGGTTGTTTTTGGTGAACTGCATGTGACGGGGACTGACTCAAGATAGGAGCGTGGTCATCAATTGTGGGTGTCTCATCCATCCCCACCCCCTTCATGTACGAAACAAACGCTGCACTGCTTTGTTATCGAACGTGTGAAGCCAGGTGGGGACCACTTGTCAGTGAAGTCACATGAGTGGGTTTTATCTTTGACAGCCTTGATGTCAGAATTTATCCTGAACCCATGATCATCAATTCCATCAGTAGTAAAGTCATAGCAGCATAGACGATGAAAGTATATTGCTCTAGTGGAACCCTCCAATCCCTCCCTTTTAAAGAGAATGTTGAGTGATGTATTACATTTATAGTATGACACCTCAGTCTCTCACGCGAGTGTTGGGGGCCATAACTCATGGTGCTGGTGCTTAACCTTCTGGTCGGCAGTCACTGCAGTGATAATATGTAGTTTTCATTTAAAGTCAAAAGCAGCTGAGCTGTTGGCGTCATCGATTTATGGTTAATATTATCATTTTGGGtcatctgaacattaaattattgaATGGTATGTTTCAAAGGGGGAGCTATCTAAGATTTATGTCACCGTCTTATTATCCTTACTTTTACAAGAGCCATATTGTTAATGTTGTCACATGACTGCTGCTTGTCGTCCTAC
It contains:
- the slc25a18 gene encoding mitochondrial glutamate carrier 1 isoform X2; amino-acid sequence: MAETKVSLPAKLINGGVAGLVGVTCVFPIDLAKTRLQNQQGVQVYKGMMDCLAKTVRSEGYFGCYRGAAVNLTLVTPEKAIKLAANDVFRQKLSKDGRLPLWGEVLAGCGAGTCQVVVTSPMEMLKIQLQDAGRLAAKRSVPNPAQAAAPGPAPSLVAPTPARPTPPLRPSATRITVELLKTRGLAGLYRGAGATLLRDVPFSMIYFPLFANLNALGRDTSGSPGDVQARAPFWQSFVSGCAAGSIAAVAVTPLDVIKTRLQTLQKGEGEDSYKGIVDCARRILRREGPSAFLKGATCRAFVIAPLFGIAQVVYFLGVGEMVIGLLG
- the slc25a18 gene encoding mitochondrial glutamate carrier 1 isoform X3, which produces MAETKVRMDCLAKTVRSEGYFGCYRGAAVNLTLVTPEKAIKLAANDVFRQKLSKDGRLPLWGEVLAGCGAGTCQVVVTSPMEMLKIQLQDAGRLAAAKRSVPNPAQAAAPGPAPSLVAPTPARPTPPLRPSATRITVELLKTRGLAGLYRGAGATLLRDVPFSMIYFPLFANLNALGRDTSGSPGDVQARAPFWQSFVSGCAAGSIAAVAVTPLDVIKTRLQTLQKGEGEDSYKGIVDCARRILRREGPSAFLKGATCRAFVIAPLFGIAQVVYFLGVGEMVIGLLG
- the slc25a18 gene encoding mitochondrial glutamate carrier 1 isoform X1, which gives rise to MAETKVSLPAKLINGGVAGLVGVTCVFPIDLAKTRLQNQQGVQVYKGMMDCLAKTVRSEGYFGCYRGAAVNLTLVTPEKAIKLAANDVFRQKLSKDGRLPLWGEVLAGCGAGTCQVVVTSPMEMLKIQLQDAGRLAAAKRSVPNPAQAAAPGPAPSLVAPTPARPTPPLRPSATRITVELLKTRGLAGLYRGAGATLLRDVPFSMIYFPLFANLNALGRDTSGSPGDVQARAPFWQSFVSGCAAGSIAAVAVTPLDVIKTRLQTLQKGEGEDSYKGIVDCARRILRREGPSAFLKGATCRAFVIAPLFGIAQVVYFLGVGEMVIGLLG